The Ooceraea biroi isolate clonal line C1 chromosome 1, Obir_v5.4, whole genome shotgun sequence genome has a window encoding:
- the LOC105284786 gene encoding LOW QUALITY PROTEIN: uncharacterized protein LOC105284786 (The sequence of the model RefSeq protein was modified relative to this genomic sequence to represent the inferred CDS: substituted 2 bases at 2 genomic stop codons), which yields MFYFGILAVLWSVLAYSIGFTMDRSALVPSMWDTAPSLDTYQKVFVDPALNGKIQVTGMDNILQAADVKVSVKLTEQMPQNQTRKKRSTTENTTTGMKLVNDGVTLVMKNDSSNVSVENANTVTPLRNVILLLIDESSSNESNHGNSWEDCKKKLPFAIEGFLQSCRDEIKATNFTVSSAIVLENKEKNCDCEHILRSNIVDLLSWARHAKGMTTGTVSGSNFSIPSFPRYEFDAFDENEAKFEQRMDKHNSKDPWQMINLSDQTKSLSPVTMADSKSDGMSNFDGTWNIFDVFSKMWMAFFRSLLESVGRNNNTSEEEFSSRKPFLVKPSTISLIENTIKELKSFPNNKGYILIATVPSNEHAVVIDLLQREISPKDTLLVMMEICSGKKSVPFIAEGSNSGILREIKTIWELPIAIRKAIETNCHDPECINRQKRDAPIISRVPMEFFLGKTASAKARYXXLELDVEKLMLLIQPTEEMSKFIRVELNENPATRENDLEAIKEWFRKQPHLPQFDDDRRIMTFLRGCKFSLEKCKRKLDMYFTMRAMIPEFFSNRDVKNPDIQELLKLVQIPPLPGLTKSGRRVILMRGLDKDAQTPNIAEAMKLVLMIGDLRLKEESHGVAGDVYILDASVASAKHFAKFTPTLSKKFMVCVQEAYPVKLKEVHVINVSPIVDTIVTFAKPLLKEKIRNRIFLHSDINTLYDYVPKEILPAEYGGDAGPIQAIQDKWVQKLEENTAWFKEQESLKANEALRPDKPKTHDDLFGLDGSFRQLTID from the exons ATGTTTTACTTCGGTATCCTTGCGGTGCTGTGGTCGGTGTTGGCGTACTCCATTGGCTTTACAATGGATCGTTCAG CTTTGGTACCGTCCATGTGGGACACGGCGCCGTCCTTGGACACGTACCAAAAGGTATTCGTTGACCCTGCGTTGAACGGCAAGATACAGGTGACAGGCATGGACAATATCTTGCAAGCTGCAGATGTGAAGGTATCGGTGAAACTGACGGAGCAGATGCCGCAGAATCAGACGCGTAAGAAGAGATCGACGACCGAGAACACCACAACCGGGATGAAACTGGTCAATGACGGTGTAACGTTAGTGATGAAAAATGACAGCTCCAATGTTTCCGTAGAAAACGCCAACACCGTTACTCCACTCCGAAATGTTATCTTGCTTCTGATTGACGAAAGCAGCTCGAATGAGAGCAACCACGGGAATTCATGGGAGGATTGCAAGAAGAAACTGCCGTTCGCCATTGAAGGATTTCTTCAa AGCTGTCGTGATGAGATTAAGGCTACCAATTTCACCGTGAGCAGCGCTATTGttcttgaaaataaagaaaagaactGTGATTGCGAACATATCCTTCGTTCGAATATTGTTGATCTGTTATCTTGGGCGAGGCACGCGAAAGGAATGACAACAG GCACAGTTTCCGGCAGCAATTTCTCGATACCATCCTTTCCTAGATACGAATTCGATGCATTTGACGAAAATGAAGCGAAGTTTGAACAGCGCATGGACAAGCACAATTCGAAGGACCCCTGGCAAATGATCAATCTCAGCGATCAAACAAAATCCCTTTCCCCCGTGACCATGGCAGACTCTAAATCCGACG gAATGTCGAATTTTGACGGCACTTGGAACATTTTCGATGTGTTCTCCAAAATGTGGATGGCCTTCTTTCGCTCTTTACTTGAATCGGTTGGCAGGAACAACAATACATCCGAAGAGGAGTTTTCATCGCGCAAACCATTTCTTGTTAAACCTTCTACGATAAGTTTGATTGAGAATACCATCAAGGAGCTCAAATCCTTTCCGAACAACAAGGGCTATATACTGATTGCTACCGTGCCGAGCAACGAGCATGCTGTTGTCATCGATCTTTTGCAACGCGAA ATTTCTCCGAAAGACACTCTTCTTGTAATGATGGAAATCTGTTCGGGCAAGAAATCCGTCCCATTCATCGCGGAAGGATCAAATAGCGGAATCCTTCGGGAAATAAAAACGATCTGGGAACTGCCGATCGCAATCAGAAAAGCGATCGAAACTAACTGTCATGATCCAGAATGCATAAATCGACAGAAGCGCGATGCTCCAATTATCTCACGTGTGCCAATGGAATTTTTTCTAGGAAAAACTGCCAGTGCGAAAGCGCGTTATTAGTAACTAGAACTAGATGTTGAAAAACTG ATGTTGCTGATACAACCCACGGAGGAGATGTCCAAGTTCATACGGGTGGAATTAAATGAGAATCCAGCGACACGTGAGAACGATCTCGAAGCAATCAAAGAGTGGTTCAGAAAACAACCGCATTTACCTCAATTTGATG ATGACCGAAGAATAATGACGTTTCTAAGAGGATGCAAGTTCTCTTTAGAGAAATGCAAGCGGAAGCTAGACATGTATTTCACAATGCGTGCAATGATCCCCGAGTTCTTCAGCAACCGCGACGTCAAAAATCCGGACATACAAGAACTACTGAAACTCgt aCAGATACCGCCTTTGCCAGGTTTGACGAAGAGCGGACGTCGAGTGATCCTGATGCGAGGACTTGATAAAGATGCACAGACTCCGAATATTGCGGAAGCTATGAAG CTGGTATTGATGATAGGCGACCTACGTCTTAAAGAGGAGTCCCACGGAGTAGCAGGTGACGTCTATATCCTCGACGCTAGCGTCGCTTCGGCAAAGCACTTTGCTAAATTCACGCCGACCTTATCAAAGAAGTTCATGGTCTGCGTGCAAGAAGCTTACCCAGTGAAGCTGAAAGAGGTACACGTGATCAACGTCAGTCCGATTGTCGACACGATTGTCACCTTTGCCAAGCCGCTGCTGAAGGAGAAGATTCGCAATCGCATCTTTCTGCACAGCGATATTAATACGCTCTACGACTATGTGCCCAAGGAAATATTGCCGGCTGAATATGGCGGAGACGCCGGACCCATTCAGGCTATACAGG ACAAGTGGGTGCAAAAGTTGGAGGAAAACACGGCTTGGTTCAAGGAACAGGAGTCCTTAAAAGCTAACGAGGCCTTACGACCGGATAAACCAAAGACGCACGACGACCTATTTGGTCTTGACGGATCCTTCCGGCAGCTGACGATCGATTAA